The Virgibacillus phasianinus genome includes a window with the following:
- a CDS encoding YkyB family protein encodes MAKTKSISSAELARALYTINRHAKTAPEPKHLYYIKKEAIKKLLSENRAKKIGLHFSDHPKFSNQHSTLLIKVENYYFHIPPEKDDFNQLEHLGTLDQSYRNPQTKMSLSQAKRIVYRYINYTPKPGKKPRNRKYTSAYYTPSSLGKMEWPPTKSYRKFES; translated from the coding sequence TCCATCTCTTCTGCCGAACTTGCAAGAGCTTTATACACTATTAATAGACATGCAAAAACCGCACCAGAACCTAAACATTTATACTATATTAAGAAAGAAGCAATTAAAAAGCTACTCTCAGAAAATCGCGCTAAGAAAATTGGACTTCACTTTTCCGACCATCCGAAATTCAGCAATCAACATTCTACATTACTTATAAAAGTTGAGAACTACTATTTCCATATCCCTCCGGAGAAAGATGACTTCAATCAGCTTGAGCATCTGGGAACCTTGGATCAATCATATCGAAATCCTCAAACGAAAATGTCACTCTCACAGGCGAAACGAATAGTTTACCGTTATATTAACTATACACCGAAGCCGGGAAAAAAACCTAGAAACAGAAAATATACTTCTGCGTATTATACGCCTTCATCTTTAGGGAAAATGGAATGGCCACCAACAAAATCTTATCGTAAATTTGAATCATAG